The following are from one region of the Rhodopirellula sp. P2 genome:
- the rplS gene encoding 50S ribosomal protein L19: protein MNNAIMDMVDKANQKEEAPQFEIGDTVDVHSKILEGSKERVQVFTGVVIGRSGQGSREMFTVRRIVAGEGVERKFPVHSPRIEKVEVKRSGVTRRAKLYFLRDRVGKAVRLKERRRV from the coding sequence ATGAACAACGCCATCATGGACATGGTCGACAAGGCCAACCAAAAAGAAGAGGCTCCCCAGTTCGAAATCGGCGACACCGTCGACGTGCACTCCAAGATTTTGGAAGGCAGCAAAGAGCGGGTCCAAGTTTTCACCGGCGTCGTGATCGGCCGCAGTGGCCAAGGTTCCCGAGAAATGTTCACCGTCCGCCGCATCGTGGCTGGTGAAGGCGTGGAGCGTAAATTCCCCGTTCACAGCCCCCGCATCGAAAAAGTCGAAGTCAAACGCAGCGGTGTCACCCGTCGCGCCAAACTGTACTTCCTTCGTGATCGCGTCGGCAAAGCCGTTCGTTTGAAAGAACGTCGCCGCGTTTGA
- a CDS encoding gamma-glutamyl-gamma-aminobutyrate hydrolase family protein, whose translation MTRKPLIGLNADFRAAARSTPAFAYIAAGYYEAIIKAGGIPVLVPPQADEESVARVLDAVEGFLFIGGGDLDPRNDGFMLHPSVRPMSAGREDSDRMLMAEIAERRMPVFGIGVGMQLINVQQGGNLFLHIKEDLPEAVPHFDGQDVNHRHTLNVESDSLIGRVYGDGEIRVTSRHHMAIDEVAPGFRVTARCPDGVIEAIESEMIDWFALGTQFHPESEAASALDIRIFEEFVDAVRERNQEAPAKEGDEAYRLVA comes from the coding sequence ATGACGCGCAAGCCCCTGATTGGTTTGAACGCCGATTTCCGTGCCGCCGCTCGCAGCACCCCCGCGTTTGCTTACATCGCCGCCGGATACTACGAAGCAATCATCAAAGCTGGTGGCATCCCTGTCTTGGTTCCCCCACAAGCCGATGAAGAATCGGTGGCCCGAGTTTTAGACGCTGTCGAAGGATTTTTGTTCATCGGCGGTGGCGACCTGGATCCTCGCAATGACGGATTCATGCTTCACCCAAGCGTTCGTCCGATGAGTGCGGGACGCGAAGACAGCGACCGCATGTTGATGGCCGAAATTGCTGAACGCCGGATGCCTGTCTTCGGAATTGGCGTCGGCATGCAGTTGATCAACGTCCAGCAGGGCGGCAACCTGTTCTTGCACATCAAAGAAGATTTGCCGGAAGCGGTGCCTCACTTTGACGGTCAAGACGTCAATCATCGCCACACGCTGAACGTCGAAAGCGATTCGTTGATCGGACGCGTTTACGGCGACGGCGAAATTCGCGTGACCAGTCGCCATCACATGGCGATTGATGAAGTTGCTCCTGGGTTCCGCGTCACCGCACGCTGCCCCGATGGCGTGATTGAAGCCATCGAAAGCGAAATGATTGACTGGTTCGCTTTGGGAACTCAGTTCCACCCCGAATCCGAGGCTGCTTCGGCACTGGACATTCGGATCTTCGAGGAGTTCGTCGACGCTGTTCGCGAACGCAACCAAGAGGCTCCTGCGAAAGAGGGCGACGAAGCCTACCGTTTGGTTGCTTGA
- a CDS encoding 3-oxoacyl-ACP synthase III — protein sequence MHFPDVALASIGVTIPQAQWTSEQIEQDLQPLYSRLKLPEGRLAMMSGIESRRVWEPGTVPSGPSIQSGRHAIEAASVAPDQIGALIHASVCRDFLEPATASRVHHELGLSPNCWVYDVSNACLGVLNGAVQIATMIQSGMISAGIVVGTENSRPLMEATIASLNADTQLTRRTVKPAFASLTIGSGSCAWLLTHRDLHPQATTLEHAIARAHTAHHALCRSDQDTAGAGMQPLMETDSETLMAEGIATGVAALNDLLQQSGWSRDQIDRSICHQVGSRHRIGMLEAMQLPVDRDSATFPALGNTGSVALPLTVAAAAATGELSSQDRTALLGIGSGINSVMIGAKWGETAIAGDWAGLLDELASSRLAGPTD from the coding sequence GTGCATTTTCCTGACGTCGCGTTGGCTTCTATCGGAGTCACCATCCCCCAGGCCCAGTGGACCAGCGAACAGATCGAACAGGATCTGCAGCCACTGTATTCCCGTCTGAAGCTGCCCGAAGGCCGATTGGCCATGATGAGCGGCATCGAAAGCCGGCGAGTCTGGGAGCCCGGCACGGTCCCCAGCGGCCCTAGCATCCAGAGCGGACGACACGCAATCGAAGCCGCCTCCGTCGCCCCCGACCAAATCGGAGCCTTGATTCACGCCAGCGTCTGCCGGGACTTCCTCGAACCCGCCACCGCCTCTCGCGTGCACCACGAACTGGGTTTGTCTCCCAACTGCTGGGTCTACGACGTTTCCAATGCCTGCTTGGGCGTTCTTAATGGCGCGGTCCAGATCGCCACGATGATCCAGTCCGGGATGATCTCAGCCGGCATCGTGGTGGGCACTGAAAACAGCCGCCCCTTGATGGAAGCGACCATCGCCTCCTTGAACGCGGACACTCAATTGACGCGTCGAACGGTCAAGCCCGCGTTTGCATCGCTGACCATCGGCTCCGGCAGCTGTGCCTGGTTGCTGACCCACCGCGACCTGCACCCCCAGGCCACCACCCTGGAACACGCGATCGCTCGCGCCCACACTGCCCACCACGCTCTCTGCCGGAGTGATCAAGACACCGCGGGAGCCGGGATGCAACCGTTGATGGAAACCGACTCCGAAACATTGATGGCCGAGGGCATCGCGACTGGCGTCGCTGCCCTGAACGATCTGCTACAGCAATCCGGCTGGTCCCGCGACCAAATCGACCGCTCCATCTGTCACCAGGTCGGCTCCCGGCACCGAATCGGAATGCTGGAAGCCATGCAATTGCCCGTCGATCGAGACAGCGCGACGTTCCCAGCTCTCGGGAACACGGGATCGGTCGCCTTGCCTTTGACCGTGGCTGCCGCAGCGGCCACCGGCGAGCTGTCCTCCCAAGACCGCACCGCGCTGCTGGGCATCGGCTCAGGCATCAACAGCGTGATGATCGGAGCCAAATGGGGCGAGACCGCCATCGCAGGCGACTGGGCAGGCTTGCTCGACGAATTGGCCTCCTCACGCTTGGCCGGGCCCACCGATTGA
- the polA gene encoding DNA polymerase I, with protein sequence MAKSRPRPKQNDDDQMLFSGFDEAPAAAASTANQVAESGLEATASAPGPADKPAPAAAAERDPNQLSATRGFTPSPKAATVPSVAGKGVTPLPTNAAPQSRAPASSEAAPQDASHTGPRADRETPEERQQRHDAVRIADVDLPAVLQRPIPETTDDPVPDLTDKLVVVVDAHSLIYQVFHALPPMTSTGGLPVSAVYGFVGDMLELLSRKNPDFLIAAFDKSEVTFRNELYPDYKANRDSMPDELRQQIPLIRQAIDAMGIGIIEQGGFEADDLLATVAAKVEDAGGRCLIVTSDKDCRQLISEQTKIYNIRKDQEIDAAELQELWGIRPDQVVDYQALVGDPVDNVPGISLIGPKIAQQLLEKHGTLEEILQNAKSISGKKRKENLMNGREAAMMSRELVELKRDVESPIPWNRCVRSAADLERVDALLQEFGFRRLRGRAAELLGGEAPVEEPPPAWESRYQTITTESELKALAQELAKQTVLAIDTETTSTQARGCDLVGISIAWQAGEAAYIPVRAPAGDPVTEQSVAIETLREVLESSTIEKVGHNLKFDMIVLRSAGVQLGGVTLDTMVADYLLNSGGRNHGLDDLAKRKLNHDNLSIKDLIGTGKKQITMDQVPVDDVSPYACEDVDVPIRVAPTLRDELTESGLDGLFDELEMPLIDVLAEMEFNGIHVDAGTLAQMSERFEKEIADLRALVFAAAGHEFNLDSPKQLGVVLFEELGLPVIKKTKTGVSTDADVLSQLAVNHEIAQHILQYRQATKLKNTYIDALPQLICEKTGRVHTSFRQDVAATGRLSSSEPNLQNIPIRTEQGKAIRAAFTAGQEGWSLLGADYSQIELRVLAHYSGDEALISAYQDDADIHTRVAAEVNGIEESEVTSDLRRIAKTINFGIVYGQSPFGLAKTLGISNDEARDYIELYFQRYAGVEAFMMDTLSRCRNEGYVTTMLGRRREIKGVRDLANLPESKRRSLTEPERIAINMPIQGTAADLIKLAMLRVHEQLQQSDLQARLLLQIHDELLLESPDEELDALSDLIRESMTSVMELDVPLKVDVAHGRTWADC encoded by the coding sequence ATGGCCAAATCTCGACCTCGCCCCAAACAGAACGACGACGACCAAATGCTGTTCAGCGGGTTCGACGAGGCCCCCGCAGCGGCCGCCTCCACCGCCAACCAAGTCGCCGAATCCGGGCTAGAAGCGACTGCATCGGCCCCCGGCCCGGCCGACAAACCCGCCCCTGCTGCCGCCGCAGAGCGTGACCCGAACCAACTGTCCGCCACCCGCGGGTTCACCCCCAGCCCCAAGGCCGCGACCGTTCCGTCCGTCGCGGGCAAAGGCGTGACGCCGCTGCCGACCAACGCCGCCCCACAATCCCGTGCCCCCGCGTCCTCGGAAGCCGCACCGCAGGACGCCTCTCACACGGGCCCGCGAGCCGATCGCGAAACACCGGAAGAACGCCAGCAACGGCACGACGCGGTTCGAATCGCCGACGTTGACTTGCCCGCTGTGCTGCAACGCCCCATCCCGGAAACCACCGACGATCCGGTCCCCGACCTGACTGACAAACTGGTCGTCGTCGTCGACGCTCACTCGTTGATCTACCAGGTCTTCCACGCCTTGCCGCCGATGACCAGCACCGGAGGGCTGCCGGTTTCCGCCGTGTACGGCTTCGTCGGCGACATGCTGGAACTGCTCTCGCGCAAGAACCCCGACTTCTTGATCGCCGCGTTCGACAAAAGCGAGGTCACATTCCGAAACGAGCTGTACCCCGACTACAAAGCCAATCGGGACTCGATGCCCGATGAGCTTCGCCAACAAATCCCCCTGATCCGACAAGCCATCGATGCGATGGGCATCGGCATCATCGAACAGGGCGGCTTCGAAGCCGACGATCTGCTGGCCACCGTCGCTGCCAAAGTCGAAGACGCTGGCGGCCGCTGCCTGATTGTCACCAGCGACAAAGATTGCCGGCAACTGATCAGCGAACAAACCAAGATCTACAACATCCGCAAGGACCAAGAGATCGACGCCGCCGAACTGCAAGAATTGTGGGGCATCCGGCCCGATCAAGTCGTCGACTACCAAGCGCTCGTCGGCGACCCCGTCGACAACGTTCCCGGCATCTCCCTGATCGGCCCCAAGATCGCCCAGCAATTGCTGGAAAAACATGGCACCTTGGAAGAGATCCTCCAGAACGCCAAGTCGATCTCGGGAAAGAAACGCAAAGAGAACCTGATGAACGGCCGCGAGGCGGCGATGATGTCGCGTGAACTGGTCGAACTCAAACGCGATGTCGAATCACCGATCCCCTGGAATCGATGCGTCCGCTCCGCCGCCGACCTCGAACGCGTCGACGCGCTGCTACAAGAGTTCGGTTTTCGGCGTCTGCGGGGTCGCGCCGCCGAACTGCTGGGCGGGGAAGCCCCCGTGGAAGAACCACCACCGGCTTGGGAATCCCGCTACCAAACCATCACCACCGAAAGCGAACTGAAAGCCCTGGCCCAAGAACTCGCCAAGCAAACCGTCCTCGCCATCGACACGGAAACGACCAGCACCCAAGCCCGGGGATGCGACCTGGTGGGCATCTCGATCGCGTGGCAAGCGGGCGAAGCCGCCTACATCCCCGTCCGCGCCCCCGCCGGCGATCCGGTGACCGAGCAGTCCGTTGCGATCGAAACCCTCCGCGAGGTTCTCGAATCCTCGACGATTGAAAAGGTCGGCCACAACCTGAAGTTCGACATGATCGTGCTGCGTTCCGCCGGCGTGCAACTTGGCGGGGTCACCCTCGACACGATGGTCGCCGACTACCTGCTCAATTCCGGAGGCCGCAACCATGGGCTGGACGACCTCGCCAAACGCAAACTCAATCACGACAACCTCTCCATCAAAGACCTGATCGGGACGGGCAAGAAACAAATCACGATGGACCAAGTCCCCGTGGACGACGTTTCCCCTTATGCCTGCGAAGACGTCGACGTGCCCATTCGAGTTGCCCCCACGCTCCGCGACGAATTGACCGAGTCCGGTCTGGATGGCTTGTTCGATGAACTCGAAATGCCGCTGATCGATGTGCTCGCCGAGATGGAATTCAACGGCATCCATGTCGACGCGGGCACGCTGGCCCAAATGAGCGAGCGCTTTGAAAAGGAAATCGCGGACCTGCGGGCGTTGGTGTTTGCCGCTGCCGGCCATGAGTTCAATCTCGACAGCCCCAAGCAACTCGGGGTGGTCCTGTTCGAAGAACTCGGCCTGCCGGTGATCAAAAAAACCAAGACCGGGGTCAGCACCGATGCGGATGTGCTCAGCCAATTGGCGGTCAACCATGAGATCGCCCAACACATCCTGCAGTACCGCCAAGCGACCAAGCTCAAGAACACCTACATCGATGCCCTGCCGCAATTGATCTGCGAAAAAACCGGGCGGGTCCACACCTCGTTCCGGCAAGACGTCGCGGCCACGGGCCGGCTCAGCAGCAGCGAACCGAACCTGCAAAACATTCCCATCCGAACCGAACAAGGCAAAGCGATCCGGGCCGCCTTCACCGCCGGCCAAGAAGGTTGGTCCTTGCTCGGCGCCGATTACTCGCAAATTGAACTGCGTGTGCTGGCGCACTACAGCGGTGACGAAGCCTTGATCAGCGCCTACCAGGACGACGCCGACATTCACACGCGAGTCGCCGCGGAAGTCAACGGCATCGAAGAATCGGAAGTGACCAGCGACCTGCGGCGGATCGCCAAGACGATCAACTTCGGAATCGTGTACGGGCAAAGTCCATTTGGGTTGGCCAAGACGCTCGGCATCAGCAACGACGAAGCGCGGGATTACATCGAGTTGTACTTCCAACGTTATGCGGGTGTCGAAGCGTTCATGATGGACACGCTGTCCCGCTGCCGCAACGAAGGTTACGTGACAACCATGTTGGGTCGCCGGCGAGAGATCAAAGGCGTTCGCGACCTCGCCAACCTGCCCGAATCAAAACGCCGCAGCCTCACGGAACCGGAACGCATTGCGATCAACATGCCGATTCAAGGCACCGCGGCGGATCTGATCAAACTCGCCATGCTGCGAGTCCACGAGCAATTGCAACAGAGCGACCTGCAAGCACGTCTGCTGCTGCAGATCCACGATGAGCTGTTGCTCGAATCCCCCGACGAAGAACTGGATGCCTTGTCCGACCTGATTCGCGAATCGATGACCAGCGTGATGGAACTGGACGTGCCCCTGAAAGTCGACGTCGCCCACGGCCGAACCTGGGCCGATTGTTAG
- a CDS encoding type IV pilus modification PilV family protein encodes MNSFTSTKRHGLSIMEVIFAIGVLMIGLLGIASVLPVATSDAKGALELDESLAKVENQIAVARSRVPDGDATVLVPNNRQNAANVYASSPMRLVFPNSNSDLGSPYAGNPNYAGVVCIDPWFLASADNRTPTSLMPDDRNGYDRTLFPCYQPQYDPRGLPNDPIGTTDIGTMYAAPRFARVAIDTNNGFAQPVNLNARETFRQRDGLPLFQPKDSTLPPGLLVRSAPTPTATHPLARSIRQISTTSRLSAITLMWPTAVNSHLYDVSVVVSESRNTLINPSAVDPLRRFNLEPYGSTVGVGDAVDQRIASQETYEDEILGRVTRAQLPLSAGGGEFTFQFAGSIRPRVARGDYMLLMRNQAPSTVVDTTSLPSTMAVIPKFGWVKIRDVITGPRLLPTAGVNSGPVFEVTVSVTGTDWVFHPCQIGARPVTASSAPGPMAPFGRGPDNLPPDGSQPYAYELADGFDEFATFVVVLPNVISVQQSQVSL; translated from the coding sequence ATGAATTCCTTCACAAGCACGAAACGTCATGGCCTTTCGATCATGGAAGTGATCTTTGCCATCGGCGTGTTGATGATCGGTTTGCTTGGTATCGCATCAGTTTTGCCTGTCGCGACCAGTGACGCCAAAGGTGCTTTGGAGTTAGATGAATCTTTGGCCAAGGTTGAGAATCAAATTGCTGTCGCTCGAAGTCGGGTTCCTGATGGTGACGCGACCGTTCTCGTTCCCAACAACCGGCAAAACGCAGCGAATGTTTACGCTTCGAGCCCCATGCGGCTTGTGTTTCCAAACTCGAATAGCGACCTGGGATCTCCGTATGCAGGGAATCCAAATTACGCTGGGGTCGTTTGCATTGACCCTTGGTTCTTGGCGTCTGCTGACAATCGTACGCCCACTTCCCTGATGCCCGATGATCGCAATGGATACGACCGGACGTTGTTTCCGTGCTACCAGCCTCAGTATGATCCGCGTGGTTTGCCTAACGATCCCATTGGGACAACGGACATTGGGACGATGTACGCCGCTCCTCGCTTTGCTCGTGTCGCCATCGACACCAACAATGGGTTTGCTCAACCAGTGAATCTCAACGCTCGTGAGACCTTTCGTCAGCGAGACGGCCTGCCGCTGTTTCAGCCGAAAGATTCGACGTTGCCACCCGGGTTGTTGGTTCGCAGCGCACCGACGCCAACGGCAACACATCCATTAGCGAGAAGTATCCGCCAAATCAGTACGACTTCACGTTTGTCTGCTATCACATTGATGTGGCCGACCGCTGTGAACTCCCATTTGTACGACGTTTCCGTCGTCGTTTCTGAATCGCGGAACACTTTGATTAATCCCAGCGCCGTGGACCCACTGCGTCGTTTCAATCTAGAACCGTACGGTTCGACGGTGGGAGTGGGGGATGCGGTGGATCAGCGGATCGCTTCCCAGGAGACGTATGAGGATGAAATTCTCGGGAGGGTCACTCGGGCGCAGTTGCCTTTGTCGGCTGGTGGTGGCGAATTCACGTTCCAGTTTGCCGGTAGTATTCGCCCTCGTGTTGCGCGAGGTGATTACATGTTGCTGATGAGGAATCAGGCTCCATCAACCGTTGTGGATACCACGTCGCTACCTTCGACAATGGCGGTCATACCAAAGTTTGGGTGGGTCAAAATTCGCGATGTTATTACGGGGCCAAGGTTGTTGCCAACAGCAGGCGTCAACAGTGGGCCCGTTTTTGAAGTGACTGTGTCTGTCACTGGAACGGACTGGGTTTTTCATCCGTGCCAGATCGGAGCGCGTCCAGTGACCGCGTCTTCGGCGCCGGGGCCGATGGCGCCCTTTGGGAGAGGTCCTGACAATCTCCCCCCTGACGGTAGCCAACCCTACGCCTATGAATTGGCTGATGGGTTTGATGAATTCGCGACGTTTGTCGTGGTCCTGCCCAATGTGATCAGTGTTCAGCAGTCCCAGGTTTCTTTGTAG
- a CDS encoding pilus assembly FimT family protein, whose protein sequence is MNRTKPGQSPEQVGRAGFTLVELMVAITIASVLTLIALPTVKDTFRKNVVSRGAKVVRSAIDRARAQAIRTGRPCGVVLERQRSRMLPQDPLVDELLPFGHDVVRRISYVQTASSYRGDHSQSEGRLLASGELEVFEQDASLLYAAAQGMASASRLINVGTFIRLEGFTTRFIVTGLVTATRTMPDTSVRNVSRIQFQPVDSSFNKAAMTMKASQTYAFEIEPLPIPAAIQPVELPGRIVLDLSISGTQSQPRHFSVQAMAQQQSGSNTWLHGSEATNIPAGSPGVRPGYLLGDVVIMFAADGKLDSIYADRPVPDNGAAPFSLAYNRLVPVSAVALAVGEADGMVSNPFDIVQYPTPTGAVNMTGVGILTTDDSLLPNVANPEATWVVLRPQTGVTETFSAASFRPLNDLRLKYGLPATNIPAVDFLNARILDSRRLSK, encoded by the coding sequence ATGAATCGAACGAAACCTGGACAATCTCCAGAACAGGTCGGTCGAGCCGGTTTCACCTTGGTGGAATTGATGGTCGCGATCACCATTGCATCTGTGCTGACGCTCATCGCGCTACCAACGGTGAAGGACACGTTTCGGAAAAACGTGGTTTCACGCGGTGCGAAGGTCGTTCGCAGTGCAATTGACCGCGCTCGTGCTCAAGCCATTCGGACGGGGCGGCCATGCGGTGTGGTCCTCGAACGTCAGCGTTCTCGAATGCTACCGCAAGACCCGTTGGTTGATGAACTGCTTCCTTTCGGACACGATGTCGTTCGCCGCATTTCCTATGTGCAAACAGCAAGTAGCTATCGCGGGGATCATTCGCAATCCGAAGGTCGTCTGCTCGCCTCGGGAGAACTAGAGGTTTTCGAACAGGACGCGTCGTTGTTGTACGCTGCCGCGCAGGGAATGGCTTCGGCGAGTCGGCTCATCAACGTTGGGACTTTCATACGGCTAGAAGGGTTCACAACGCGTTTTATCGTCACCGGATTGGTGACGGCAACACGAACAATGCCAGACACTAGCGTCCGAAACGTTTCGCGGATTCAATTCCAACCTGTTGACAGCAGTTTCAATAAGGCAGCGATGACGATGAAGGCGTCGCAGACGTATGCATTTGAAATTGAGCCGTTGCCAATTCCTGCGGCGATTCAACCTGTCGAGTTACCAGGGCGAATTGTGTTGGACCTTTCGATTTCGGGCACTCAGTCACAACCGCGTCACTTCAGTGTTCAGGCGATGGCCCAACAGCAGTCAGGCTCGAATACTTGGCTGCACGGAAGTGAAGCCACGAACATTCCCGCGGGAAGCCCGGGGGTGCGTCCTGGTTATTTGCTGGGTGACGTTGTCATTATGTTTGCTGCCGACGGGAAGTTGGACAGCATTTATGCTGATCGTCCCGTTCCGGACAATGGTGCCGCGCCATTCTCGCTTGCCTATAACCGTTTGGTGCCTGTGTCTGCAGTGGCGTTGGCTGTTGGTGAGGCTGACGGGATGGTTTCAAATCCTTTTGACATTGTTCAGTATCCAACGCCCACAGGTGCTGTGAACATGACCGGGGTGGGGATTCTGACGACCGATGACAGTTTGCTTCCCAATGTTGCTAACCCAGAAGCGACGTGGGTCGTGCTCCGCCCGCAGACAGGTGTGACTGAAACCTTCTCCGCAGCGTCGTTTCGTCCGCTGAACGATCTCCGGTTGAAATACGGATTGCCCGCGACGAACATTCCTGCCGTTGATTTTCTCAACGCTCGTATCCTTGATTCACGGCGGCTATCGAAATGA
- a CDS encoding prepilin-type N-terminal cleavage/methylation domain-containing protein produces MNRSAFTLVELLVVIVLMSILSGMMTYALSSANEDARAKRSRAEAKMMAQVLAARVNDIQLQAIELVESTASGTTTIPNFNNAPDRNRVLMLARREMARMTMPQCRADLLFPPTRLQYRQEISHRSGTVVVRYAKLRVPPQWNAMRRLAGMRTSPEIDLAYQTFASSSAEPTVDPTTDIVDLYLNDSDYWRAAGEIQDRDPESPTFGAWSLIPRADPTSANAWVDGDLVWTREHESAECLYLILATTDLFGQRAIDKIHARNIANTDGDSIPEIVDAWGQPVAFIREPVGLRHEALANFNASPDDAASATDYFPPTGEPYDILQADWRYQSFASAPTVTGPPAPTGVDPATWPPIEGRRPAALFPVIISAGPDGEFGIRLTYDRDRSPANFGSRHFSTAVTGIDTGDIKPEMAPTGGTYRYPDPFYDLELRNPSGASYPAHNTSYDLGPMLGNVARARFGGGLGGPIVLQSASQNRLGDATDNITSLDGVQ; encoded by the coding sequence ATGAATCGATCTGCGTTCACGCTGGTTGAATTGTTGGTGGTGATTGTCTTGATGTCGATTTTGTCCGGCATGATGACGTACGCGCTTTCCTCTGCGAACGAGGACGCTCGCGCCAAGCGTTCGCGAGCCGAAGCCAAGATGATGGCTCAGGTTCTAGCGGCACGTGTGAATGACATTCAGTTGCAAGCCATTGAGTTGGTTGAATCGACGGCATCTGGAACCACGACGATTCCTAACTTTAACAATGCTCCAGACCGCAATCGAGTGTTGATGTTGGCGCGACGTGAGATGGCGCGGATGACGATGCCGCAGTGCCGAGCAGATTTGTTGTTTCCGCCAACGCGACTTCAGTATCGGCAGGAGATTTCCCATCGTTCAGGAACGGTCGTGGTTCGTTACGCCAAGCTGAGGGTTCCGCCGCAGTGGAATGCAATGCGACGGTTGGCGGGAATGAGAACGTCACCCGAGATTGACTTGGCGTACCAAACGTTTGCTTCTTCGTCGGCTGAACCCACTGTGGATCCAACGACCGATATCGTTGATTTGTATCTCAACGACAGCGATTACTGGCGGGCGGCGGGGGAGATCCAGGACCGTGATCCTGAAAGTCCTACCTTTGGGGCTTGGTCGCTGATTCCACGAGCCGATCCGACGTCTGCGAACGCTTGGGTTGATGGTGATTTGGTTTGGACGCGAGAGCATGAATCAGCGGAGTGTTTGTACCTGATTTTGGCGACAACTGATTTGTTCGGCCAGCGGGCGATCGACAAGATCCACGCTCGAAACATTGCGAACACGGATGGTGATTCCATTCCAGAGATCGTTGATGCCTGGGGCCAACCGGTTGCATTCATTCGAGAACCTGTTGGATTGCGGCACGAAGCCTTGGCGAACTTCAATGCTTCTCCTGACGACGCTGCCAGTGCGACAGATTACTTCCCGCCAACCGGCGAGCCATATGATATTTTGCAGGCAGATTGGCGTTACCAGAGTTTTGCGTCTGCTCCAACCGTGACCGGCCCTCCTGCTCCGACGGGAGTGGATCCGGCAACCTGGCCGCCGATTGAAGGTCGGCGTCCCGCGGCATTGTTCCCGGTCATTATCAGTGCTGGGCCAGATGGCGAGTTCGGTATCCGGTTGACCTATGATCGCGATCGTTCACCGGCCAACTTCGGTAGTCGGCATTTCAGCACCGCTGTGACGGGGATCGACACCGGGGACATCAAACCCGAGATGGCTCCTACCGGTGGAACGTATCGATATCCCGATCCGTTCTATGACTTGGAGTTGCGAAATCCGAGTGGTGCCAGTTATCCAGCTCACAACACCTCTTACGACTTGGGGCCGATGCTGGGGAACGTCGCTCGCGCACGCTTTGGCGGTGGTTTAGGTGGTCCGATCGTCCTTCAATCGGCTTCGCAGAATCGTCTCGGTGACGCAACCGATAACATCACGTCCTTGGATGGAGTTCAATGA